One part of the Arabidopsis thaliana chromosome 1 sequence genome encodes these proteins:
- the SCAMP4 gene encoding Secretory carrier membrane protein (SCAMP) family protein (Secretory carrier membrane protein (SCAMP) family protein; FUNCTIONS IN: transmembrane transporter activity; INVOLVED IN: protein transport; LOCATED IN: integral to membrane; EXPRESSED IN: 23 plant structures; EXPRESSED DURING: 15 growth stages; CONTAINS InterPro DOMAIN/s: SCAMP (InterPro:IPR007273); BEST Arabidopsis thaliana protein match is: Secretory carrier membrane protein (SCAMP) family protein (TAIR:AT2G20840.1); Has 670 Blast hits to 668 proteins in 104 species: Archae - 0; Bacteria - 0; Metazoa - 376; Fungi - 14; Plants - 226; Viruses - 0; Other Eukaryotes - 54 (source: NCBI BLink).): MARHDPNPFADEEINPFANHTSVPPASNSYLKPLPPEPYDRGATVDIPLDSGNDLRAKEMELQAKENELKRKEQELKRREDAIARTGVVIEEKNWPEFFPLIHHDIPNEIPIHLQKIQYVAFTTLLGLVGCLLWNIVAVTVAWIKGEGPTIWLLSIIYFLAGVPGAYVLWYRPLYRATRTDSALKFGAFFFFYVFHIAFCGFAAVAPPVIFQGKSLTGFLPAIELLTTNAAVGIMYFIGAGFFCIETLLNIWVIQQVYAYFRGSGKAAEMKREATKSTLMRAL, from the exons ATGGCACGACACGATCCTAATCCATTTGCTGATGAAGAGATCAATCCTTTTGCG AATCATACAAGTGTTCCTCCTGCGAGCAACTCTTATCTCAAGCCACTTCCACCGGAACCTTATGATCGTGGTGCAACCGTTGATATCCCTTTGGATTCTGGCAAT GATCTTCGAGCTAAAGAGATGGAACTCCAGGCCAAGGAGAACGAATTGAAGCGGAAAGAGCAG GAGCTTAAAAGAAGAGAGGACGCAATAGCACGAA CTGGAGTTGtcattgaagagaagaattgGCCGGagttttttcctttaattCATCATGACATTCCAAATGAGATTCCAATTCATTTACAGAAGATCCAATACGTCGCATTCACCACATTGTTAG GGTTAGTAGGATGTCTCTTGTGGAATATTGTGGCAGTAACTGTAGCTTGGATCAAAGGAGAAG GTCCCACTATATGGCTTCTCTCAATAATTTACTTCCTTGCTGGGGTACCTGGAGCGTACGTCTTATGGTACCGTCCTCTTTACCGAGCTACAAG AACTGATAGTGCCCTGAAGTTTggagcttttttctttttttacgtG TTCCACATCGCGTTCTGCGGCTTTGCTGCAGTTGCTCCACCAGTCATCTTCCAAGGAAAGTCTCTCAC AGGTTTCTTGCCAGCAATCGAGCTTCTAACTACTAATGCTGCAGTCGGG ATAATGTATTTCATTGGTGCTGGGTTCTTCTGCATCGAAACACTTCTCAATATCTGGGTCATTCAG CAAGTATATGCATACTTCCGAGGGAGTGGCAAAGCTGCAGAGATGAAGCGTGAAGCTACAAAATCGACCTTGATGCGTGCACTATGA
- the SCAMP4 gene encoding Secretory carrier membrane protein (SCAMP) family protein, translating to MARHDPNPFADEEINPFANHTSVPPASNSYLKPLPPEPYDRGATVDIPLDSGNDLRAKEMELQAKENELKRKEQELKRREDAIARTGVVIEEKNWPEFFPLIHHDIPNEIPIHLQKIQYVAFTTLLGLVGCLLWNIVAVTVAWIKGEGPTIWLLSIIYFLAGVPGAYVLWYRPLYRATRTDSALKFGAFFFFYVVRKPNFYW from the exons ATGGCACGACACGATCCTAATCCATTTGCTGATGAAGAGATCAATCCTTTTGCG AATCATACAAGTGTTCCTCCTGCGAGCAACTCTTATCTCAAGCCACTTCCACCGGAACCTTATGATCGTGGTGCAACCGTTGATATCCCTTTGGATTCTGGCAAT GATCTTCGAGCTAAAGAGATGGAACTCCAGGCCAAGGAGAACGAATTGAAGCGGAAAGAGCAG GAGCTTAAAAGAAGAGAGGACGCAATAGCACGAA CTGGAGTTGtcattgaagagaagaattgGCCGGagttttttcctttaattCATCATGACATTCCAAATGAGATTCCAATTCATTTACAGAAGATCCAATACGTCGCATTCACCACATTGTTAG GGTTAGTAGGATGTCTCTTGTGGAATATTGTGGCAGTAACTGTAGCTTGGATCAAAGGAGAAG GTCCCACTATATGGCTTCTCTCAATAATTTACTTCCTTGCTGGGGTACCTGGAGCGTACGTCTTATGGTACCGTCCTCTTTACCGAGCTACAAG AACTGATAGTGCCCTGAAGTTTggagcttttttctttttttacgtGGTAAGAAAACCGAATTTCTATTGGTAG
- the SCAMP4 gene encoding Secretory carrier membrane protein (SCAMP) family protein: protein MARHDPNPFADEEINPFANHTSVPPASNSYLKPLPPEPYDRGATVDIPLDSGNDLRAKEMELQAKENELKRKEQELKRREDAIARTGVVIEEKNWPEFFPLIHHDIPNEIPIHLQKIQYVAFTTLLGLVGCLLWNIVAVTVAWIKGEGPTIWLLSIIYFLAGVPGAYVLWYRPLYRATRTDSALKFGAFFFFYVFHIAFCGFAAVAPPVIFQGKSLTGFLPAIELLTTNAAVGIMYFIGAGFFCIETLLNIWVIQVSQLLLLQNLSAL from the exons ATGGCACGACACGATCCTAATCCATTTGCTGATGAAGAGATCAATCCTTTTGCG AATCATACAAGTGTTCCTCCTGCGAGCAACTCTTATCTCAAGCCACTTCCACCGGAACCTTATGATCGTGGTGCAACCGTTGATATCCCTTTGGATTCTGGCAAT GATCTTCGAGCTAAAGAGATGGAACTCCAGGCCAAGGAGAACGAATTGAAGCGGAAAGAGCAG GAGCTTAAAAGAAGAGAGGACGCAATAGCACGAA CTGGAGTTGtcattgaagagaagaattgGCCGGagttttttcctttaattCATCATGACATTCCAAATGAGATTCCAATTCATTTACAGAAGATCCAATACGTCGCATTCACCACATTGTTAG GGTTAGTAGGATGTCTCTTGTGGAATATTGTGGCAGTAACTGTAGCTTGGATCAAAGGAGAAG GTCCCACTATATGGCTTCTCTCAATAATTTACTTCCTTGCTGGGGTACCTGGAGCGTACGTCTTATGGTACCGTCCTCTTTACCGAGCTACAAG AACTGATAGTGCCCTGAAGTTTggagcttttttctttttttacgtG TTCCACATCGCGTTCTGCGGCTTTGCTGCAGTTGCTCCACCAGTCATCTTCCAAGGAAAGTCTCTCAC AGGTTTCTTGCCAGCAATCGAGCTTCTAACTACTAATGCTGCAGTCGGG ATAATGTATTTCATTGGTGCTGGGTTCTTCTGCATCGAAACACTTCTCAATATCTGGGTCATTCAGGTTTCTCAACTTCTTCTACTCCAGAATTTATCAGCACTGTAA
- the SCAMP4 gene encoding Secretory carrier membrane protein (SCAMP) family protein, translated as MELQAKENELKRKEQELKRREDAIARTGVVIEEKNWPEFFPLIHHDIPNEIPIHLQKIQYVAFTTLLGLVGCLLWNIVAVTVAWIKGEGPTIWLLSIIYFLAGVPGAYVLWYRPLYRATRTDSALKFGAFFFFYVFHIAFCGFAAVAPPVIFQGKSLTGFLPAIELLTTNAAVGIMYFIGAGFFCIETLLNIWVIQQVYAYFRGSGKAAEMKREATKSTLMRAL; from the exons ATGGAACTCCAGGCCAAGGAGAACGAATTGAAGCGGAAAGAGCAG GAGCTTAAAAGAAGAGAGGACGCAATAGCACGAA CTGGAGTTGtcattgaagagaagaattgGCCGGagttttttcctttaattCATCATGACATTCCAAATGAGATTCCAATTCATTTACAGAAGATCCAATACGTCGCATTCACCACATTGTTAG GGTTAGTAGGATGTCTCTTGTGGAATATTGTGGCAGTAACTGTAGCTTGGATCAAAGGAGAAG GTCCCACTATATGGCTTCTCTCAATAATTTACTTCCTTGCTGGGGTACCTGGAGCGTACGTCTTATGGTACCGTCCTCTTTACCGAGCTACAAG AACTGATAGTGCCCTGAAGTTTggagcttttttctttttttacgtG TTCCACATCGCGTTCTGCGGCTTTGCTGCAGTTGCTCCACCAGTCATCTTCCAAGGAAAGTCTCTCAC AGGTTTCTTGCCAGCAATCGAGCTTCTAACTACTAATGCTGCAGTCGGG ATAATGTATTTCATTGGTGCTGGGTTCTTCTGCATCGAAACACTTCTCAATATCTGGGTCATTCAG CAAGTATATGCATACTTCCGAGGGAGTGGCAAAGCTGCAGAGATGAAGCGTGAAGCTACAAAATCGACCTTGATGCGTGCACTATGA
- the SCAMP4 gene encoding Secretory carrier membrane protein (SCAMP) family protein: MRTVSNSLLLLIAIQELKRREDAIARTGVVIEEKNWPEFFPLIHHDIPNEIPIHLQKIQYVAFTTLLGLVGCLLWNIVAVTVAWIKGEGPTIWLLSIIYFLAGVPGAYVLWYRPLYRATRTDSALKFGAFFFFYVFHIAFCGFAAVAPPVIFQGKSLTGFLPAIELLTTNAAVGIMYFIGAGFFCIETLLNIWVIQQVYAYFRGSGKAAEMKREATKSTLMRAL, from the exons ATGAGGACTGTATCTaacagtcttcttcttctcattgcAATACAGGAGCTTAAAAGAAGAGAGGACGCAATAGCACGAA CTGGAGTTGtcattgaagagaagaattgGCCGGagttttttcctttaattCATCATGACATTCCAAATGAGATTCCAATTCATTTACAGAAGATCCAATACGTCGCATTCACCACATTGTTAG GGTTAGTAGGATGTCTCTTGTGGAATATTGTGGCAGTAACTGTAGCTTGGATCAAAGGAGAAG GTCCCACTATATGGCTTCTCTCAATAATTTACTTCCTTGCTGGGGTACCTGGAGCGTACGTCTTATGGTACCGTCCTCTTTACCGAGCTACAAG AACTGATAGTGCCCTGAAGTTTggagcttttttctttttttacgtG TTCCACATCGCGTTCTGCGGCTTTGCTGCAGTTGCTCCACCAGTCATCTTCCAAGGAAAGTCTCTCAC AGGTTTCTTGCCAGCAATCGAGCTTCTAACTACTAATGCTGCAGTCGGG ATAATGTATTTCATTGGTGCTGGGTTCTTCTGCATCGAAACACTTCTCAATATCTGGGTCATTCAG CAAGTATATGCATACTTCCGAGGGAGTGGCAAAGCTGCAGAGATGAAGCGTGAAGCTACAAAATCGACCTTGATGCGTGCACTATGA
- the SCAMP4 gene encoding Secretory carrier membrane protein (SCAMP) family protein: MARHDPNPFADEEINPFANHTSVPPASNSYLKPLPPEPYDRGATVDIPLDSGNDLRAKEMELQAKENELKRKEQELKRREDAIARTGVVIEEKNWPEFFPLIHHDIPNEIPIHLQKIQYVAFTTLLGLVGCLLWNIVAVTVAWIKGEGPTIWLLSIIYFLAGVPGAYVLWYRPLYRATRTDSALKFGAFFFFYVFHIAFCGFAAVAPPVIFQGKSLT; this comes from the exons ATGGCACGACACGATCCTAATCCATTTGCTGATGAAGAGATCAATCCTTTTGCG AATCATACAAGTGTTCCTCCTGCGAGCAACTCTTATCTCAAGCCACTTCCACCGGAACCTTATGATCGTGGTGCAACCGTTGATATCCCTTTGGATTCTGGCAAT GATCTTCGAGCTAAAGAGATGGAACTCCAGGCCAAGGAGAACGAATTGAAGCGGAAAGAGCAG GAGCTTAAAAGAAGAGAGGACGCAATAGCACGAA CTGGAGTTGtcattgaagagaagaattgGCCGGagttttttcctttaattCATCATGACATTCCAAATGAGATTCCAATTCATTTACAGAAGATCCAATACGTCGCATTCACCACATTGTTAG GGTTAGTAGGATGTCTCTTGTGGAATATTGTGGCAGTAACTGTAGCTTGGATCAAAGGAGAAG GTCCCACTATATGGCTTCTCTCAATAATTTACTTCCTTGCTGGGGTACCTGGAGCGTACGTCTTATGGTACCGTCCTCTTTACCGAGCTACAAG AACTGATAGTGCCCTGAAGTTTggagcttttttctttttttacgtG TTCCACATCGCGTTCTGCGGCTTTGCTGCAGTTGCTCCACCAGTCATCTTCCAAGGAAAGTCTCTCACGTAA
- the SCAMP4 gene encoding Secretory carrier membrane protein (SCAMP) family protein, with protein sequence MARHDPNPFADEEINPFANHTSVPPASNSYLKPLPPEPYDRGATVDIPLDSGNDLRAKEMELQAKENELKRKEQELKRREDAIARTGVVIEEKNWPEFFPLIHHDIPNEIPIHLQKIQYVAFTTLLGLVGCLLWNIVAVTVAWIKGEGPTIWLLSIIYFLAGVPGAYVLWYRPLYRATRTDSALKFGAFFFFYVFHIAFCGFAAVAPPVIFQGKSLTGFLPAIELLTTNAAVGVRNLSVYLQVLYFGL encoded by the exons ATGGCACGACACGATCCTAATCCATTTGCTGATGAAGAGATCAATCCTTTTGCG AATCATACAAGTGTTCCTCCTGCGAGCAACTCTTATCTCAAGCCACTTCCACCGGAACCTTATGATCGTGGTGCAACCGTTGATATCCCTTTGGATTCTGGCAAT GATCTTCGAGCTAAAGAGATGGAACTCCAGGCCAAGGAGAACGAATTGAAGCGGAAAGAGCAG GAGCTTAAAAGAAGAGAGGACGCAATAGCACGAA CTGGAGTTGtcattgaagagaagaattgGCCGGagttttttcctttaattCATCATGACATTCCAAATGAGATTCCAATTCATTTACAGAAGATCCAATACGTCGCATTCACCACATTGTTAG GGTTAGTAGGATGTCTCTTGTGGAATATTGTGGCAGTAACTGTAGCTTGGATCAAAGGAGAAG GTCCCACTATATGGCTTCTCTCAATAATTTACTTCCTTGCTGGGGTACCTGGAGCGTACGTCTTATGGTACCGTCCTCTTTACCGAGCTACAAG AACTGATAGTGCCCTGAAGTTTggagcttttttctttttttacgtG TTCCACATCGCGTTCTGCGGCTTTGCTGCAGTTGCTCCACCAGTCATCTTCCAAGGAAAGTCTCTCAC AGGTTTCTTGCCAGCAATCGAGCTTCTAACTACTAATGCTGCAGTCGGGGTACGTAACCTTTCTGTCTATTTACAAGTACTTTACTTCGGATTGTGA